In Luteimonas viscosa, the genomic window CCCGGCCAGCACGCCCAGCTGCTCCATCAGCTCGGCCTGCGCCGACGGGTACAGCGAGGCGGTCAGCCACAGCAGCAGCACCAGCAGCGGCGCGAGCGAGAGCAGTGCGAAGAACGACAGCGACGCGGCGTGGGTGAGCAGGTCGATCTCGATGAAGCGCTGCACCAGCTGCGCCGGCAGCGTCCGTTGCAGGCGGTCCAGGCGCGCGCGGAGCGTGGGAGACAGTCGCATGGCGGACATCATCGCCGTCGCGGCGTGGCGGGCGCGTCAGCGCCATAGCCGGAGCAGGCCGCGGGGGATCACGGAGCCGGTACCGTGGCCAGCACCGTCCCGTCGAGCGCGCGTCCGAGCGCCTGGAAGGCCCGCTCGGCCTGCGCCAGGTCCCCGAACCGTTCCGCGCAGGCCACCACCACGGTCGCGCCGTCGGCGCCGAGACCGGGTTCGAGGATGCCGACGTTGCAGGCGCGGCCGAGCTGGGTACCGGTCTTCTGCGCGAAATCCGTGCCCGCGGGCAGGCCGGCCGCGATGCGGCGGTCGCCGGTGCTGATCGCGCGCATGTGGCCGAGCAGCCGCGCGCGGCCCGCGTCCGAGAGCAGCTCGCCGGCGGCCACGCGCTGCAGCAGCCGCGCGAATGCGGGCAGGGTCGCGGCGTTGGCGCCGGTGGCGTAATAGTCCTCGAACACGTCCTGCAGCGATTTGGCGGGCAGTGCGTCGCGCGCCACGCCCAGGGTGCGCGCCAGCGCCTGCAGCCGCGGCTCGCCGGCCGCGGCGTTGCGCAGGGCGACGATCTGCAGGTTGTCGAGTCCGGCCACCCCCGGGTGCAGCGCGCCGTAGGCGTCGTAGCGGACCTGCAGGATCGTGGTGACCGGGCCGAAGCCTGCCCCCACCCAGTCGGCCAGGCGGGCGTCGAGATGGCCCTCGCCCAGGCGCCGGATGAGCATGTCGGTGGCGGTGCTGTCGCTGTCGCGCAGCGACTTCTGCAGCAGCGTGGCGATGGTGAAGCGCGTGCCGGGGGCCTGACCGAGCATGTCGCCGGCGCCGTCGACGAAATCGCCGCGTTGCAGTTCGATCTCCTCGTCCAGGTCGATACGTCCGGCGTCGACCTCTTCCAGGATCGCGATCGCCACCGGCACCTTGACCGTCGACGAGAGATACCAGCGGCGCCCGTCGCCGCGGTCGAGGGTGCCGGCCTGGTCGCCGAAGCGGGCCACGTACACCCCGAAATCGCCGGGCATCGCCTGGTCGATCGCCTCCACCGCCTCGTCCAGCGGCGCCACCCACGCCGGGTCCGCCCGTTGCGCGTCGACCTGGCGCTCGACCGGTCCGCGCGGCTCGTCGCGGCACCCGGCCAGCAGTGCCAGCAGGAGTACCGGGAACCATGGCGCCGGCCGCGGGCGCGTGCGAAGCGTCGAAGCGGGGTTCATGTGGGATCGGGCGGCGACACCGTCGGACGCGGCGGGACGTCCATGAATATCCCGGAAGCGGTGACGGCCGCGCCGACATCGCGCAGCGCGCGTTCGGCGGCCGCGGTGCCGGTGCCGCGCGCGCAGGCGGCGATCACCACGCGCGCGGGCGCGGAGCCGGCGCGCGGCGGCGGCACGGTGGCGATGCCGAGGTCGCAGCTGCGCCGGTGCTGGGTGCCGGTCTTGTGCTCGAAACGCGTGCCCGGCGGCAGTCCGGCGCGGATCCGGCGCTTGCCGGTCTGCACCCGCGCCATCAGGTCGAGCAGGTAGGCGGTCTCGCGTGCCGGCAATGCGTGTCCCTCGGCGAGCGCGGCGAGCATGCGGCCGAAGTCGACCAGGCTGGCGCTGTTGACGTGGGTGGCGTAGTAGGCCTCGAACGCGCTGTCGAGGTCCCCCACGCGCAAGGCCTCCGGCGGTACCTGCAGCAGTTGCACCAGCTTGCGCACGCGCGCCTGGCCGGCACCGCTGCGCTTGAGCGCCAGCAGGTCGGCCGAGCGCAGCCCGGCCGCGTCCGGATGCAGTTCGCCGTAGGCCAGGCGGCGCACGTCGGCCAGGGTGGTGATGCGCACGCCGGCGGTATCGGTGAGTTCGGCGGCGACCGCGTTGACCGCATCGATGCCCACGCTGCGGATCAGCACGTCGCTGGCGGTGTTGTCGCTGTGCACGATCATCTGCTCGAGCAGCCAGGACACACGCAGCCGGCTGCCGGCGCGGACGCTGTTGGTGGCGCCGGCGCCGTCGACGAAGTCGTCCTCGCGCAACGTGATCCGCGCGTCCAGCGCCAGTTCGCCGCGTGCCACGGCGCGCAGGACCGCGATCGCCACCGGCACCTTGATGCCCGAGGCGAGGTACCAGGGCTCCTCGGCGAGGTAGGAGAACGACTCGTCGCGCTCCAGGTGGCGCACGTACACGCCGAGGTCGCCCGGGTAGCGCGCATCGGCCGCGGCCAGCCGTCGCTGCAGCTCCTGCGTCCATGCCGGGACCTGCAGGCGTTCGTCGGCGCCGCCCGCAGCCGCGCCCGCGACGCCGGAAACGGCGAGCAGGAGGGCGAGGCAGGCGGCGAGGGCGGTCGGGCGCTCCATCGTCGCCGGAGTCTGGCGTGATGGCGCGCGACGTGCGCTGAACATCAGTCCGCGGGGGCCGCCCGTGCGGCGCGCGGACGGTCCAGCGCGCGCTTCATCGCCTGCCACAGCCGGATCCACAGCGCAGCGAGCGCGATCAGCCCGATCGACCACCACAACGCGCGTTCGTACGGCACGGCCTGGTACAGGCCCAGCGTGTTGCGCAGCACGATGAAGATCACGCCGATATGCACGATGAACGCCATCAGCGCATCGCTGCCCACGATCGCGACCGGCCGCAGCACGCGCGCGAGCAGGTTGCCGCCGGCGATGCACAGCGCCAGCAGTACGAGCGCGCCGCCGACGCTGAACAACGAGAAATCCAGCCCCGGGGGATGCTTGCCGTCGTTGCGGCCGATCGCCACCAGCGAGGCCTGCAGGTCGTCCACGCGCAGCGCGAACCAGGCCAGCAGCACCAGACCCGCGCACGCGATGCCCGCGGAGAGCAGCAGCCGTCGACCGGTGGTGTCGTTCCAGCGCAGCAGCAGCCCGCCGGCGAGCAGGCCGGCCAGCACCAGCGGCAGGCGCGAAAGCTGGCCCCATGTGTAGTACTCGGGATGTTCGACGAAGACCGCCTGCAATTGCGGCACGCCGCCGAAGCCGGCGTGCTCCAGCAGCCACCACGACAGCCAGACCACCGGCAGCGGACTCAGCCAGCGAAGCCAGGCCGGCGCCTTCGCCCACAGCGGCAGCAGCCACGGGATCCACAGCAGGGCGATGGCGTAGAAGCCCAGGATCTCGACGAACGAGGGGAACTGGCGATACAGCAGCGCGTCGGTGATTTCCCCGCGGCTGCGGTCCCACAGCTCCACCACCGTCAGCACCTTGTACCAGAACAGCACCAGCAGCCCGCGCCAAAGCAGGCGGTTGCGCCGCCGCGGCCAGTCGGGCGACCCCGTCTTCGGCACGAACGCCACCGCCAGCGCGACCCCGAACACGATGAAGAACAGCGACGAGGAGAACTTGGTCAGCGCGTGCACCGGCACCTGGCCCCAGTCCGGGAAGTCGCTGTAGGGCATCAGCGCGTTGGTGCCGTGGGCGATGATCATCAGGCACACGGCGAAGCCGCGGGCGAGGTCGACTGCGTCGATCCGTCCGCCGTGCCGGGGATTGCCGTTGTCGGGTTCCGCCGGACTCACTGCGCCGGTGCCGGCGCGTGGGCCGGTGTCGTCGTGTCCGCCCGCCCGCTCGCGCCGCCGCGCGCATCGACGGACACCATCGACGCGGTCGGCGCGCGGACCGGAAGCGGGCGCCGCGGATCACGGCCGGACGGGCGGCGCATTGGCAGGAGCCTCCTCTCGCAGGAAGCGGCATTGCAACAAGCGCGCCGTGATGGCGCGGTCAGCGCGCGGCGTCAGCCCGGTGTCGCGGCGAGCCGCCGCAACGCGTCGCCGTCGACGCGCTGCACGGTCCATCCGTCCATGCCGATCGCGCCGAGGCCGCGGTAGAAGCCGATCGCCGGCGCGTTCCAGTCCAGCACCGACCATTCGAAGCGGCCGCAGCCGCGCGCCAGTGCGAGCTGCGCCAGGTGCACCATCAGCCGCCTGCCGATGCCGTGCCCACGGAAGCGCGGCTGCACGAACAGGTCCTCGAGGTAGAGGCCGGGCCGGGCGAGGAAGGTGGAATAGTTGTGGAAGAACAGGGCGAAGCCGGCGGCCTCGCCATCGGTCTCGGCGATCACAACTTCGGCGCAGGGCCGCTCGCCGAACAGGGTCGCGGCGAGTGCGGGTTCGTCGGCCTCGACCTGGTGGGCGAGCTTCTCGTACTCGGCCAGCGCGCGGATCAGCGCGAGCAGGGTCGGCACGTCGTCGCGGCGCGCCGGCCGCAGGACGATGTCGGGAGGAGTGTTCATGCCGCGATTGTCCGCGCAAAACCGCGTCCGCATCCACTACCCGCCGGCACGACCGGCCCGGTCCGGAATCCCGGCGCGGCCGGTGCATGGCGCGCCGGCGCCATCCCGCGCCATCCCGCGGCGGCCCGGGCGATCGCGACCGCCGCTCAGCCGGCGAGCTTCCTCTTCACCAGCGCCGAGACTTGGCCCATGTCGGCCTGGCCCGCCAGCTTCGGCTTGAGCACGCCCATCAGCCTGCCCATGTCGGCCGGGCCGCTGGCGCCGGTATCGGCGATGGTGGCGTCGATCGCCGCGAGGATCGCCGCCTCGTCCAGCTTCGCCGGCAGGTAGGCCTCGATCACCACGATCTCGGCGCGCTCGATCGAGGCCAGGTCCTCGCGGCTGGCCGCTTCGTACTGGCTCACCGAATCCCGGCGCTGCTTGACCATCTTCTCCAGCACCGCCAGCACCGCCGCATCGTCGAGCTCGACCCGTTCGTCGACCTCGCGCTGCTTGATCGCCGCATTGATCAGGCGGATCACGCCGAGGCGCTCCTTCTGCCCGCCCTTCATCGCGGCCTTCATGTCTTCGGTGAGTTGCTGTTTCAGGGTCATGGCGATCGGGTCCGGTGGATTGGGGCGGGAGGCACGGTGGCGGGGGGTGGGGAAACGGGGCCGCATCGGGCGCGGCCATTGCCACTACCGGTTCGCGTGGTGCCAGAAACACAAAAAGCCGGCAGCGCTCGCGCGCGGCCGGCTTCGGATGCGGCGTCGCCCGGGATCAGTACAGGCGCTGGCGCTTGGTGACGTCGCGCGAGGTGCGGCGGGCCTGGCGCTTCACGGCGGCCGCGGCCTTGCGCTTGCGCTCCTGGGTCGGCTTCTCGTAGAACTCGCGCTTGCGGGTCTCGGCGAGCACGCCGGCCTTCTCGCAGGTGCGCTTGAAGCGGCGCAGGGCAAACTCGAACGGCTCGTTTTCGCGGACTTTGACGCTGGGCATAGGAATCTCGGGTTTCTTGGGACGTCCGGCCCGCGGGCCGGCCTGTGCGAAGGACTCGCACCCGCCCGGCGGCGCTGCAGCCTGGGCGAGCCGCGTATGATAACTGCCCGCCTTGCAACGGCGCAACCGGCGCCCATCTGTCCCGCATGAAGGTCCTGGGCATCGAATCGAGCTGCGACGAGACCGGCGTGGCCGTCTACGACACGGCCCTGCTCGGCGCCGCCGGCCTGCGCGCCCACGCGGTCTACAGCCAGGTCGCCCTGCACGCCGAATACGGCGGGGTGGTGCCGGAGCTGGCCAGCCGCGACCACGTACGCAAGCTGCTGCCGCTGGTGCGCCAGACCCTGGCCGAGGCCGGGCTCGGGGTCGACGACATCGACGGGGTGGCCTACACCGCCGGCCCGGGGCTGGTCGGCGCCCTGCTGGTGGGCGCCGGGGTGGCGCGGTCGCTGGCCTGGGCGCTGGACGTGCCGGCGGTCGGCGTGCACCACATGGAAGGCCACCTGCTCGCGCCGCTGATGGAGGATCCGGACCCGGTCCACGGCGCCCCCGAGCCGCCGTTCGTCGCCCTGCTGGTGTCGGGCGGGCACACCCAGCTGATCGCCGTGGACGCCATCGGCCGTTACCGGCTGCTGGGCGAAACCCTTGACGACGCGGCCGGCGAGGCCTTCGACAAGACCGCCAAGCTGATGGGCCTGCCCTATCCGGGCGGCCCGCAGCTCGCCGCGCTGGCCGAACGGGGCACCCCGGGCGCCTACCGCTTCTCGCGGCCGATGACCGACCGCCCCGGGCTGGATTTCAGCTTCAGCGGGCTCAAGACCCAGGTGCTGCTGGCGTGGCGCCAGTCAGACCAGACCGACCGGACCCGCGCCGACATCGCCCGCGGTTTCGAGGATGCGGTGGTCGACACCCTCGCGATCAAGTGCGAACGCGCGCTGGATACGGCCGGCAGCGACGTGATCGTGGTCTCGGGCGGCGTCGGCGCCAACCGCCGGTTGCGTGCGCGCTTGCAGGACATGGCCGCGAAGCGCGGTGGCCGCGCCTGCTTCCCGCGCCCGGCGCTGTGCACCGACAACGGCGCGATGATCGCCTTCGCCGGCGCGCTGCGGCTGCAGGCCGGCCAGCACGACGACGCGGCGGTGCATGTGACGCCGCGCTGGGACATGGCCTCGCTGCCGCCGGTGGCGGCAGCGGCGGGATTGGGGATTGGGGATTAGGGATTCGCAGATGCGCACGCGCCTTGCCCGCATCAGGCGTGCCTCAGACTTGTCATCCCGAGCGCAGCGAGGGATCTTGCCTCGGATGCAACGCGCATCAGATCCCTCGCTGCGCTCGGGATGACAGTTTTCCCCACGACGTCAACGCCAAAACCCCCAGTCCCCAACTCCCGATTCCGAATCCCCAGTCCCCAATCACGAATCCCGGCTTCCCATGGACAAAGTCTTCATCGAAGGCCTCGAGATCGAGGCGCTGATCGGCATCTACGACTGGGAACGGCGGATCCGGCAGACCCTGGTGTTCGACCTGGAGATGGGCTTCGACAACCGCGTGCCGGCGGCCACCGATTCGATCGCCGACACCCTCAACTACAAGGCCGTGAGCAAGCGCCTGATCGAGTACGTGGCGCAGTCCGACTTCGGCCTGGTGGAAACGCTGGCGGAGCGCTGCGCCGGGATCGTGATGAACGAGTTCAAGCTCGACTGGTTACGATTGAAGCTGAGCAAGCCGGGTGCGGTGCGCGGTGCGCGCGCGGTCGGCGTGGTCATCGAACGTGTACGCACGCAGGACGGGAACGGGTAATTGCAGGCACATCTGGAGACTCTTCGCACGGCCCTCGCGCCGTACCCCTGGGCCTACACCGTAGTGGTGATCGCCGCGCTGCTGCTGGCGGCGTGGCTGGCGAACTGGCTGACCAAGCGCGTGCTGCTGCGCGGCATCCAGCGCGGCCTGCGGGCGACGGCGCTGGGCGGCGCGCAGCACGACCGCGAGGTGCAGTTGCGGGTGATCCCGCGGCTGGCCAACGTGGTGCCGGCGCTGGTGATCGCGGGCGGCGTGGCCGTGGTGCCGGACCTGCCGCCGCAGGTGGTGGCGGTGGTGCGGGCGCTGTGCCAGGCCTTCATCGTGCTGACGGTGGCGCTGTCGGTCTCGCGCGCGCTGGACCTGCTGAACCAGTCCTACGAGCGCCGCCCGGACGCGCGCAACAAGCCGATCAAGGGCTACCTGCAGGTGGCCAAGATCGTGATGTTCGCGCTGGTGGGGATTTCCATCGTCGCCACCCTGATCGGTGCGCAGTTCCTGCATATCCTCACCGGCCTGGGCGCGGCCACCGCGGTGCTGATGCTGATCTTCCAGGACACGATCCTGTCGCTGGTGGCGAGCGTGCAGATCAGCAACGACGGCCGCGTGCGCATCGGCGACTGGATCGAGATGCCGAGCCAGAACGCCGATGGCGACGTGATCGACATCGCTCTGCACACGGTGACGGTGCAGAACTGGGACAAGACCATCACCACGGTCCCGACCAAGAAGCTGATCAGCGACTCGTTCAAGAACTGGCGCGGCATGACCGAGGCCGGCGGGCGCCGGATCAAGCGCGCGCTGTACCTGGACCAGCACTCGGTGCGCTTCCTGGACGATGACGAGCTCGCGCGCCTGCGCCGCTTCGCGCTGATCGAGGGTTACCTCGACGCCAAGGCCGGCGAACTGCGCGAGTGGAACGCGACCCTGGCCGAGCGGGGCACCGAAGCGGTGAACCGGCGGCGGGTCACCAACCTCGGCACCTTCCGCGCCTATGTCGAGCGCTACCTGCGCAGCCATCCTGGTGTCCACCAGCAGCTGACCCTGCTGGTGCGGCAGCTGCAGCCGACCGCCGAAGGCCTGCCACTGGAGATCTACTGCTTCACCAGCGACACCGCCTGGTCGGCCCACGAAGCCATCCAGTCCGACATCTTCGACCACCTGCTGGCGATCCTGCCCGAGTTCGGGCTGCGCGTGTTCCAGGCGATGGGCGACGCGCCGCTGGACGTCAGGCTGCGCCGCGCCGAACCTGCATCGCCCGGCGCCGACTGAGCCACGCCACGGCGGACGTGCGTTGACGGACGTGCGTTCCGGTACCGCCGCCGATGCGCGATCATGGGCATCCTCCCGGAGCGCGCCATGCCCATCGCCCACCTCAGCCTCGGCAGCAACCTCGATCCCGAGCGCCACCTGCGTGCGGCGATCGCGGCATTGCGCGAGCGCTTCGAGGAGGTGCGCGTGTCGCCCGTCTACCGGTTCCCGGCGGTGGGCTACAACGGGCCGGACTTCCTCAATGCCGCGGCCTCGTTGCGCACCGACCTGTCGCCCGCGACGCTCAACGCCTGGCTGCATGCGCTGGAGGACGCGCACGGGCGCGACCGCAGCGGACCGCGCTACAGCGACCGTACGCTCGACATCGATATCGTGCTCTACGACGAGCTGGTCGCCGAGGGCGAGGGCAACCTGCGCATCCCGCGCGACGAGCTGCGCCACGCCTTCGTGCTCAAGCCGCTGGCGGAGATCGCGCCGGACGCCCGCCACCCGGCGTCCGGCGAACGCATCGCCGCGTTGTGGGCGGCGCATCCCGACCACGGCGCGGCCTTCGAGCGGGTGGCGCTGGACTGAACCGGCAGGCACCGGGCCGGCGCCGGCGCCAACGCCAGCGCCAGCGCCGGTCGGAAGTCGCCCCACCGCTGTGGTCCCGAACGAAGCGGGGGATCTGCAGGCGGGCCGGACACCGTCGGCGCGTTACCCGGACCTGTCATCCCGAGCGCAGCGAGGGATCTTGCCTCCGATGCGACGCGGATCGGATCGCTCACTGCGCTCGTGATGACAACTTCAACTCGACGCTCTGCCCGGCGACGGTCTTCCCCACGACTTCAACTTCGAGCGTCGCCGCGCAAGCAGGAACATCCGCTGTCGCCGCCCGCCCGGATGTCTCCCCTCGGTCGACATGACAGGCGCAGCGATGTCGTTTCCGCAGTCGCCCGAGCTCCTGCCCAGAGGTTCGCACCGGGGCGCACTGCGTGCCGCTGTCACATCCGCCGCCCCGCCGGGGTCGAGTGGGTGACATCCGTCAATTGCCGGCGCCGGGGCGCCCGGGCACGATGGCGGACATTCCACGGAGGCGACACCATGTTCGACAAGTTCTCGCGCAGTTGGGACCTGGTCAAGGCCAGCGCTTCGGTGCTGCGCTCGGACAAGGAGCTGATGCTGTTCCCGGTGATCTCGGGGGCCGTCACCCTGGTGGTGCTGGCGACGTTCCTGCTGCCGATGTTCGCGTTGCGCATCTTCGCCGACGGCATCGGCATCGGCGGCGCCGTGTTCGGCTTCCTGTTCTACTTCGTGCAGTACAGCGTGATGATCTTCTTCAACTGCGCGCTGGTGGGCGCGGCGATGATCCGCCTCGAGGGCGGCGATCCCACCCTGGCCGACGGCTTCAGGGCCGCGCGCGCGCGGATCCAGTCGATCCTGGGCTACGCCGCGATCGCGGCCACAGTCGGCGTGCTGCTGCAGGGTCTGAAGCAGAAGGACAACTTCCTGGTGCGCATGATGGGCAGCGTGCTCGGCGCGGCCTGGACCCTGGCCACCTTCCTGGTGGTGCCGGTGCTGGTGTCGCGCGACATCGGCCCGATCGACGCGTTGAAGCAGAGCGTGTCGCTGCTCAAGCGCACCTGGGGCGAGAACGCGGTGGGGCAGGTCGGCATCGGCGCGGCGTTCGGGCTGATCACGACCGCGGTGGCGATCGTCGGCTTCGGCCTGGCCCTCCTCGCGGCCCAGGTCTCGTTCGCGCTGGCGGTCGTGGTGGGTGCGGTGGCGCTGCTGGCGGTGCTGCTGGTCGGCGTCTACCAGGCCGCGCTCAGCGGCATCTACTCGGCGGCGCTGTACCGCTACGCGGTCTCGCACGAGACGCCGGACGCCTTCCGCGGCACCGACCTGGAGCATGCGTTCCTGCCGAAGGCCTGATCCGCGCCGGCCCTCGCCCCCTGCCCCTCTCCCGCGCGCGGGAGAGGGTTCCACTGCCCTTCTCCCGCTTGCGGGCCTACGTGCCCACCGGGGTAGAAGGTGGCCCGAAGAGCCGGATGAGGGCGCCCCCGGGTGCTACAGCGGCGTGCGACCGCCGTCGACGGCGACCACCGAGCCGGTGGTGTAGCCGGCGTCGCGCAGCAGCCACAGCGCGGTGGCCGCGATCTCGTCGACCTGGCCGGTGCGCGCCAGTGCCGTGTGCGACAGGATCCTGTCCTGAAGCGCCGGGTCGGACGCGTCCTCCGGCCACAGGATCGCGCCCGGAGCGATCGCGTTGACCCGCACCGCCGGCGCCAACGCCACCGCCAGCGCGCGCGTCATCGCCTCCAGTGCGCCCTTGCTGGTGGCATAGGCGGCCAGGTCGGCGCGCGGCTGCCGGGCGTAGACGTCGCTGAGGTTGAGGATCGCGCCGCGCGCGGCCGCCAGGTGCGGCGCCGCGGCCTGCGACAGGAAGAACGGTGCGCGCACGTTGGCGGCGAACAGCGTGTCCCACTGCACGGGCGTCACGCTGCCCAGCGGGGTCGGGAAGAACGTGGCGGCATTGTTGACCAGGGCGTCGAGTCGGCCGAAGCGGCCGACCACCTGCGCGACCAGTTCCGGCAGCCGGTCGAACTGCGCCAGGTCGGCCTGCAGCACGAGGGTGCTGCCCTCGCGCGTGGCCTCGAATTCCGCGGCCAGCGCGTCGGATTCGGCGCGCGAGTCCCGGCAGTGCAGGGCGACCGCATAGCCGGCCTCGTGCAGCCGCCGCGCGATCGCCGCACCGAGGCGGCGCGCGGCGCCGGTGACCAGGGCGACGCGGGGCGGGGCTGGCATGGCGTCCTCCGGAATGCCGTTATCCTGTGCATTGTCGCCGCTGCCGCCGCCCGATGCCCGATTCCCCGCTTTCCGACGAGGCGCTTGCACACAGCGCACGCCTGCAGTCGCTGATCCGCGAGCAGATCGCGGCCGCCGGCGGGGCGATCCCGTTCTGGCGCTTCATGGAACTCGCCCTGTACGCGCCGGGCCTGGGCTACTACAGCGCCGGCGCGACGAAGTTCGGCGAAGCCGGCGATTTCGTCACCGCGCCCGAGCTCGGGCCGCTGTTCGCCGGGTGCGTTGCGCAGGCGCTGGCACCGGTCCTCCGCCAGCTCGGCGGGGATGCGCGCCTGCTCGAGATCGGTGCCGGCAGCGGGCGATTCGCCGAACACGCGATCGCACGACTGCTGGAACTCGACGCGCTGCCGGCGCGCTACGCGATCCTCGAACCCAGCGCGGACCTGCGCGAGCGCCAGCGAGAACACCTGTCGCGCTCGCTGGCGCCGCGGTTGTTCGACCGGGTCGAATGGCTGGACGGACCGATGCCGGACGACTGGAACGGCGTGCTGTTCGCCAACGAGGTGATCGACGCGCTGCCGACGCCGCGGTTCGCGATCCGCGGCGGCGACGTGTGCGAAGAGCATGTCGCGCTCGACGACGACGGCGGCTTCGTTCGCTGCGAACGGCCGGCGGATGCGTTGCTGGCCGCGGCGGTGCGCCATGTCGAACGCCGGCTCGACGCGCCGTTCGCCGAAGGCTACCGCTCGGAGCTGCTGCCGCAGCTGCCGTACTGGCTGCAGGCGGTCGCGGGCGGGCTGAAATCGGGCGCGATGCTGTTCGTCGACTACGGCCACCCGCGCCGCGAGTACTACGATCCACGCCGCGGCGACGGCACGCTGCGGGCGTTCCATCGCCATCGCGTGGTGGACGACGTGCTCGCACGCGTCGGCCTGCAGGACATCACCGCCTCGGTGGATTTCACCGCGCTGGCGGAAGCCGGCACCGGCGCCGGCTTCGATTTCGCCGGCTACTGCACCCAGGCCAGCTTCCTGATCGGCAACGGACTGGAGCAGTGCCTGGCCGCGCACGAGGCGCGCGCCGCCGACGAAGCCGCGCGCTACGCGCTGCGTCAGCAGGCCAAGGCCCTGACCCTGCCGGGCGGAATGGGCGAGCGCTTCCAGGCCATCGGGTTCGCGCGCGGGGTCGACTTCGATGCGGCCTTCCTGTTCGGCGACCTGGGCTTCCGCCTGTGAACGGCCGGCGCTTCGGCCGTTCGCTCAAGCCGCTGCGGCATCCGCGCG contains:
- a CDS encoding class I SAM-dependent methyltransferase, which translates into the protein MPDSPLSDEALAHSARLQSLIREQIAAAGGAIPFWRFMELALYAPGLGYYSAGATKFGEAGDFVTAPELGPLFAGCVAQALAPVLRQLGGDARLLEIGAGSGRFAEHAIARLLELDALPARYAILEPSADLRERQREHLSRSLAPRLFDRVEWLDGPMPDDWNGVLFANEVIDALPTPRFAIRGGDVCEEHVALDDDGGFVRCERPADALLAAAVRHVERRLDAPFAEGYRSELLPQLPYWLQAVAGGLKSGAMLFVDYGHPRREYYDPRRGDGTLRAFHRHRVVDDVLARVGLQDITASVDFTALAEAGTGAGFDFAGYCTQASFLIGNGLEQCLAAHEARAADEAARYALRQQAKALTLPGGMGERFQAIGFARGVDFDAAFLFGDLGFRL
- a CDS encoding pteridine reductase, giving the protein MPAPPRVALVTGAARRLGAAIARRLHEAGYAVALHCRDSRAESDALAAEFEATREGSTLVLQADLAQFDRLPELVAQVVGRFGRLDALVNNAATFFPTPLGSVTPVQWDTLFAANVRAPFFLSQAAAPHLAAARGAILNLSDVYARQPRADLAAYATSKGALEAMTRALAVALAPAVRVNAIAPGAILWPEDASDPALQDRILSHTALARTGQVDEIAATALWLLRDAGYTTGSVVAVDGGRTPL
- a CDS encoding DUF6159 family protein codes for the protein MFDKFSRSWDLVKASASVLRSDKELMLFPVISGAVTLVVLATFLLPMFALRIFADGIGIGGAVFGFLFYFVQYSVMIFFNCALVGAAMIRLEGGDPTLADGFRAARARIQSILGYAAIAATVGVLLQGLKQKDNFLVRMMGSVLGAAWTLATFLVVPVLVSRDIGPIDALKQSVSLLKRTWGENAVGQVGIGAAFGLITTAVAIVGFGLALLAAQVSFALAVVVGAVALLAVLLVGVYQAALSGIYSAALYRYAVSHETPDAFRGTDLEHAFLPKA